One genomic window of Sebastes umbrosus isolate fSebUmb1 chromosome 15, fSebUmb1.pri, whole genome shotgun sequence includes the following:
- the clasp2 gene encoding CLIP-associating protein 2 isoform X45, with protein MRRLICERICDYRSFEDDDSVDGNRSSSAQAAFKVPKVPKKAAESSAARRPSATGGKLVSKESGGVDEDDFIKAFTDVPVVQIYSSRDLEDNLNKIREICSDDKHDWDQRANAMKKVRSLLVAGATGYDCFYQHLRLLDGAFKLSAKDLRSQVVREACITVAHLSTVLGNKFDHGAEAIVPVLFNLIPNCAKIMASSGVMAIRIIIRHTHVPRLIPLIASNCTCKSVSVRRRCYDFLDLLLQEWQTHSLERHTAVLVESIKKGIRDADSEARVEARKAYWGLRNHFPGETDALYNSLEPSYQKTLQSCLKSSGSVASLPQSDRSSSSSQESLNRPLTSKWSAAPGRVPAGSKGGVSSASLQRSRSDVDVNAAAVAKHRQVGQTRGAGRLPPGSYSSLDDASDKTDGTRSDNGRVRTKQPLSTASSVSSQVDSRGRSRTKMVSQSQRSDESDCTPGSQSATPVGAGSRSGSPGRVLTSTALSTMSTGAHRVLAGSSGDKNRRSRIPRSQGCSRDSSPTRLSVAPSSISSIYNGASRGARGSRIPRPSMSQGCSREASRESSRDTSPVRSFTPLATRSYSRSTGALHTPDVFGAAGSGLGISQSSRLSSSVSAMRVLNPGSDVEEALADALLLGDMRSKKKPARRRYENYSMYSDDDANSDASSACSERSYSSRNGGAIPTYMRQTEDVAEVLNRCASANWSERKEGLLGLQALLKNQRTLSRVELKRLCEIFTRMFADPHSKRDCGRVYGTAESGISSASFKRVFSMFLETLVDFILVHKEDLQDWLFVLLTQLLKKMGADLLGSVQAKVQRALDVTRESFPNDLQFTILMRFTVDQTQTPNLKVKVAILKYIDTLTLQMEAPDFVNSSETRLAISRIITWTTEPKSSDVRKAAQSVLISLFQLNTPEFTMLLAALPKTFQDGATKLLQNHLKNTGNAAQATMGSPLTRHTPRSPASWSSPVTSPTNTSQNTPSPSAFDYDTENMNSEDIYSSLKGVTEAIQNFSVRSQEDMNEPVHRRDGDEGDSGTDSRVSDFVDGGRMALDNKTSLLNTPLLSSSPRGARDHFSDSPFKHRSKDTSMDDSELLTDDSSLDQSELVAELLKELSNHNERVEERKAALCELLKLIRENTLQVWDEHFKTILLLLLETMGDREHVIRTLALRVLREILSKQPWRFKNYAELTIMKALEAHKDPHKEVVRAAEETAAMLALSISPDQCVKVLCPIIQSADYPINLAAIKMQTKVVERVPREGLMSLLPEIVPGLIQGYDNSESSVRKACVFCLVAIYAVIGEDLKPHLSQLSSSKLKLLNLYIKRAQSGSGGGEPPTEGL; from the exons TATCCAAGGAAAGTGGGGGAGTTGATGAAGATGACTTCATTAAAGCCTTCACAGATGTCCCTGTTGTCCAG ATTTACTCATCGAGGGATCTTGAAGACAACCTGAATAAGATCCGTGAGATCTGCTCCGATGACAAACACGACTGGGACCAGAGAGCCAACGCT atgaagAAGGTCCGCTCACTGTTGGTGGCGGGCGCAACCGGCTACGACTGTTTCTACCAGCACCTACGGCTACTGGATGGAGCCTTCAAACTGTCAGCTAAAGACCTGCGCTCACAAGTAGTCCGAGAGGCCTGCATCACTGTGGC CCACCTGTCAACAGTGCTGGGGAATAAATTTGACCACGGAGCGGAAGCCATCGTTCCCGTCCTGTTCAACCTCATCCCCAACTGTGCCAAAATCATGGCCAGCTCCGGTGTGATGGCTATCCGCATCATCATACGG CACACCCACGTCCCCCGGCTCATCCCCCTGATAGCCAGTAACTGCACATGCAAGTCTGTGTCTGTTAGAAG GCGCTGTTATGATTTCCTGGACCTTCTGCTACAGGAATGGCAAACCCACTCGCTGGAGAG GCACACAGCAGTTCTGGTTGAGAGCATCAAGAAGGGAATTCGAGATGCAGACTCAGAGGCCAGAGTGGAGGCCCGCaa GGCCTACTGGGGTCTGAGGAACCACTTCCCAGGGGAGACCGACGCTCTCTACAACTCTTTGGAGCCCTCGTACCAGAAGACCCTTCAGTCCTGCCTGAAGAGCTCTGGCAGCGTGGCCTCACTTCCCCAGAGCGACcgctcctcgtcctcctctcaaGAGAGCCTCAA TCGTCCTCTGACTTCTAAATGGTCAGCAGCTCCAGGGCGAG TCCCTGCGGGTTCAAAGGGTGGGGTGTCGTCGGCCTCCCTGCAGCGTTCCCGTAGCGACGTGGATGTAAATGCAGCGGCAGTCGCTAAGCACCGGCAAGTCGGACAGACCAGGGGAGCAGGGCGTCTGCCCCCTGGCTCCTACTCCTCACTGG ATGATGCCTCTGATAAAACGGATG GGACCAGGTCAGACAATG GCCGTGTACGTACCAAGCAGCCCTTATCCACCGCCAGCAGCGTGTCCAGCCAGGTGGACTCACGAGGACGCAGCCGCACCAAGATGGTCTCCCAGTCACAAC GTTCCGATGAATCCGATTGCACACCAG GATCTCAGTCTGCTACCCCTGTTGGTG CTGGCAGTCGGAGTGGCTCCCCGGGTCGTGTGCTCACGAGTACGGCCCTGAGCACCATGAGCACAGGGGCCCATAGGGTGCTGGCTGGGTCCAGCGGGGACAAAAACAGACGCAGTCGCATCCCCCGCAGCCAGGGCTGCTCCAGAGACTCTTCCCCCACCCGTCTGTCTGTCG CTCCTTCCAGCATTAGTTCCATCTACAACGGAGCGAGCAGAGGAG CTCGGGGCAGTCGTATCCCTCGGCCCAGTATGAGTCAGGGCTGCAGCAGAGAGGCCAGCAGGGAGAGCAGCCGGGACACCAGCCCTGTACGCTCCTTCACTCCCCTTG CAACGCGGAGCTACTCTCGCTCCACCGGAGCTCTCCACACACCTGACGTTTTTGGTGCCGCAG GATCAGGTTTGGGCATCAGTCAGTCCAGTCGTCTCTCGTCTTCAGTCAGTGCTATGAGGGTCCTCAATCCTGGCTCAGACGTAGAAGAGGCTCTCGCAGACGCACTG CTGTTGGGAGACATGCGGTCCAAG AAGAAGCCAGCACGGCGGCGGTACGAGAACTACAGCATGTACTCTGATGATGACGCTAACAGCGATGCATCCAGCGCCTGTTCAGAGAGGTCCTACAGCTCCAGGAACGGAGGAGCCATCCCCACCTACATGCGGCAGACGGAAGACGTAGCTGAG GTGTTGAACCGTTGTGCCAGTGCCAACTGGTCCGAGAGGAAGGAGGGGCTGTTGGGGCTGCAGGCGCTGCTCAAGAACCAACGCACCCTCAG TCGGGTAGAGCTGAAGAGGCTGTGTGAAATCTTCACCAGGATGTTTGCAGACCCTCACAGTAAG CGAGACTGCGGCAGGGTGTACGGCACGGCAGAATCCGGTATAAGCTCAGCCTCCTTCAAG AGA gtGTTCAGTATGTTCCTGGAGACGCTGGTAGATTTCATCCTGGTCCATAAGGAAGATCTACAGGACTGGCTGTTCGTCCTGCTCACACAGCTGCTGAAGAAGATGGGAGCCGACCTGCTGGGCTCCGTACAGGCCAAAGTTCAGAGAGCCCTGGATGTCACACG AGAGTCTTTCCCCAATGACCTCCAGTTTACTATTCTCATGAGGTTCACTGTGGACCAGACACAGACGCCCAACCTCAAG GTGAAGGTGGCCATTCTGAAGTATATCGACACGCTGACATTACAGATGGAAGCTCCAGACTTTGTGAACTCCAGTGAGACTCGGCTGGCCATCTCCCGCATCATCACCTGGACGACTGAACCCAAGAGCTCTGATGTCAGAAAG GCAGCCCAGTCGGTGTTGATCTCACTGTTCCAGCTCAACACTCCAGAGTTCACCATGCTGCTGGCAGCTCTGCCCAAAACCTTTCAGGACGGAGCCACCAAGCTGCTTCAAAACCACCTGAAGAACACTGGCAACGCTGCACAG GCAACAATGGGCAGCCCTCTGACACGCCACACGCCCCGATCCCCAGCAAGCTGGTCCAGCCCGGTCACATCCCCCACCAACACCTCCCAGAACACCCCCTCACCAAG TGCATTTGACTACGACACAGAGAACATGAACTCGGAGGACATCTACAGCTCACTGAAAGGTGTCACTGAGGCGATCCAGAACTTCAGCGTCCGCAGCCAAGAGGACATGAATGAACCGGTCCACCGGCGGGACGGAGACGAG GGAGACAGCGGGACAGACAGCAGAGTGTCAGACTTTGTGGACGGAGGCCGCATGGCTCTGGACAACAAGACGTCCCTCCTCAACACCCCCCTGCTGTCCTCCAGCCCCCGAGGAGCTCGCGACCACTTCTCCGACTCTCCCTTCAAACACAGAAGCAAAGACACCAGCATGGACGACTCTGAGCTCCTCACAGACG ACAGCAGCCTGGACCAATCGGAGCTGGTGGCCGAGCTGCTGAAAGAGTTGTCCAATCACAACGAGCGCGTTGAGGAGAGGAAGGCGGCGCTGTGCGAACTGCTGAAGCTGATTCGCGAGAACACCCTGCAGGTGTGGGACGAACATTTCAAGACcatcctgctgctcctgctggaaACAATGGGCGACAgagag CATGTGATCCGAACGCTGGCTCTGCGGGTGCTGAGGGAGATTCTCAGCAAGCAGCCGTGGAGGTTCAAAAACTACGCAGAACTCACCATCATGAAGGCCCTGGAGGCTCACAAAGACCCCCACAAGGAG GTGGTAcgagcagcagaggagacggCAGCCATGTTGGCGTTGTCCATCAGCCCAGACCAGTGTGTCAAGGTGTTGTGTCCCATTATCCAGTCAGCTGACTACCCCATCAACCTGGCTGCCATCAAAATGcagaccaaagtggtggagagGGTTCCCCGCGAGGGCCTGATGAGCCTCCTGCCTGAGATCGTGCCAGGACTCATACAG GGTTACGACAACTCTGAGAGCAGTGTAAGGAAAGCCTGTGTGTTCTGCTTGGTGGCCATTTACGCAGTGATCGGAGAGGACCTCAAACCGCACCTCAGCCAACTCTCCAGCAGCAAG CTGAAGCTGTTGAACCTGTACATCAAGCGTGCTCAGTCCGGCTCCGGCGGCGGTGAACCCCCGACTGAGGGCCTATAG